The Bubalus bubalis isolate 160015118507 breed Murrah chromosome 21, NDDB_SH_1, whole genome shotgun sequence genome segment TGAGAAACTGCACCGAGTTTCTTGGGCAAGCAGGACATGTGGGATGTACAAATGAAGGGGTGGAATATGCATTGGGGAGGGAGGGTTTTGGGGAGTCACGTACCCGGATTTTCATCCTAGCTCCACCTTTCCAGGAGAGGAGGGATTTTTGCCCTTATGTAGTCTTGATGGGAAGTGTCAGGACCTCGATGCATGATAGGAACTTCTTATCTGCAAGGTTTTATTGTAATGAGAGCTTAGTAAGCAAACTGTTACATTTGGACTCCAGAAGTTCCTACCATTTCCCACCTTTCTTTAGCTCTCTCCAGGACACTTATCAGCCCAAAAAGTGTGGTTTCCCATGAGTCCGAAGGGTTCTTCTCTGTCTGCCTAAGGACCGTCTTTGTTTAGGAGATAATATGATTTCCTGCTGTTAGCCCGTGTGCCCCTTTTAGTTGGCACCTGGCTATCTCCTTGCTCCAACATTACTCCTTCAAGGAGTCTGGACACTTAAAATCTAAAGGCGAAAGTATCTATGGTCCAtcctcttttctttaaatttttatttatttcttggttgccttgggtcttcgttgctctgtgcagactttctctagttgtagtgaatGGGGGCTGAGACTCTGTAGTGGCCGCGCTCCGATTGCAGCCTGGTGCACTGGGTAGTTgatgtgcatgggcttagttgccccaggacgtgtggaatcttcccggaccagggatcaaaccctcatccctgcgttggcaggcggattcttaaccactaggccaccagggaagttctggtcCATCTTCTGTAGCTGGTTTGAACTGAGCACGAGTGTTGCCCCTGCCTGTGGGTGGAGATCTCCTTCCTGTCTGTGAGAGACGGGGATCTCAGGGTTGTTTGCGGTTTTGGAGGTGGAGAGTGGGGAGTAGACCCAGTGGATGGTGGCACCTCATCTTCAGGTGGGATGAATTAAAATCCCTGATGCATCATCATTTCAAGAGCTGGAATCCAAACCCAGGGTTTCTTCCTGATTGGTACTGCAGTATCAATGAGTAGTTTCAACCTGGTTTAAGGTTTTCCTGGCGGAACTTGCTGATGAACGGGAGGAAACACTAGTTTCCATATTTGACTCTGGCCTTGTTATGTGGCTTGTGTGTCTTAATCTGAAAGACATTTTCCTACTACTACTGCGCAGTTGTTTTCCCAACAATGCAAAACAGGAAAGCTACCCTTAGAGGATACAACCAGCCCCGTCCCTCTGTCTTGGAGCAGCCTCAGAAATGCCGGGTCCCTTGCCAGGAGACTGAACACCTCAAGAACAGGATCCAGGCCTCGTGGCCTAGCTTCTGTCAGAGCAATTGGCATATGGAAGGAGCTCAGTACTTACTAGTTGGCTGTTTGGAGAAATGGTTTGCACAAAGCTCTTTCTACTAACAAAGTGAGACTCTTTGGCTTATTCTCTTGCAAGCTGCATGACCTTGGCTAATCACttaacctccctgggcctcagttttttccATCTGAAGATTGCATTGATCTTTGAGCTGTTTCTCCTGCGACTGTGTTCTCATGCTGTACAAAACAGCAGTGCATTCTAGTGGAGGAAATGGTTAGTTTCATAGATTGTGTCATGATTTTTAGCATGAAAGAGAGACTCATAAACCGGGCTTTTCATGAGTCACCCATGAAAAACAGGTGAAGTAGAATCTAATGTTAAGCTTTAAAGTAGCCCGGGAAAATCTGGGTGGAAAATGTGTTTTTACAGAATTCCTTTCCAGCAATCACAAATACACACCAATGCAAATGACCATCAACTCCTTTTCACAAAAGTTTCAGTCACATCATGAAATATCTGAAAACTTTCTTCGAGATTCAGGAAGGACTGAATGTAAATAATAGTACATGGGCCTTGGAACTCAACAGACCTGAAATCCAGCCCCATTCATGATGTTCTCAGAAAAATTATCCTCTCTGTACTCCGTtttcttcaactataaaataGGCTTAATAAAACCGCTCTCCTAGGTTAGTATGACTATTGAATGAGGTAATTCATGAGTTGTTGTCAGGACATAGTAAGGGGCTTGTGGGTCAGTGCCCAGCCCACAGTAGGAATGCACACACTgctcattttctttgcttttattaataCTTCCACCTTCTCTCAGCAAAGCCAAAATCCAAAGAATGTGCCTGGAGGTTGTGCGAGGACACATGAGTggtttaatgttttcatttgaagcaagtgtgtttatgtgtgtgagaGGGAAGCTCACATTCCAGGGACCGACTCTGACCAGAGTTTGAAccggtcttctttgctgtgcaactAGCAGTTATGCAGAAAAGCCTGTGGTTTAGGGAGGTTGGGAGAGATTGATGGGTGAGTTGGCACCCAGGAAAGGTATTACTGACACCTTGATTAACCTCTTCTCCAAGGCAAAGAACTGGAAACAGCTGAACTTGGAAAGGAGTTTTTACCCAGCATTTTGCGTGACCGGCACTTACAGCAATATTTCAGATTGTCCCTTTGTTGGACATCCTCAAAATTTTTGCACACCAGGGCAGCACATGGTAAAGAAGGAAATGGGCGATGGTGAAAGAGGGCTCTACCATCAATTCTAATAAAGAGTAGTGGAGGAGCTGAAGATCTAGAAACTAATACCTTATTATTGTTTATGCACcttggaaatttttaattttgtagccAGGGCCGTAAGGAATAGTAAGGTGAGTGAGGCATTTAACTGGGGTACAAAATTTAAGGAAGTGCCTAAAAAACTCAGTAATCATGATACAAAATATTTGaacacagtgttttaaaaaacaaaaattaatgcaaacagcaacaacaggtcAAAACTTAAAGCAAGATCCCAGGGCAGGTGTACCCTAGCTTGAAGTCCACGAAAACGGAAGAGCTTTTGCAGCTGACGAAAAATGGTCGATTCTCTTGCTTATGCTGCCACCTGCTGCTGAAATCAGGCAGTGCCACAGTGGCAGTTCTCTACCAGGACCCTCTCTCATACGCAAAGGCCTGGTGCCCTCTTGTGGGCATCCACCCAATGCAGGAACTTTGAAAACCTGTGGCCTCCTACATCCTGCTAGATAGCTGAGTAGGGTAAAAAGAGCCCAAGACTCAGCCAGACCGAGAGCTGCATCTCATTTTTGCTTCTCACTTGCTAGatcatcttgaaaaaaaaaatcacatcgctgttctgagcttcagtttctgcaCCTATAATGAATGTCTTCCATCATTACCTCTTCCTAAATTGTTGAATTACATGAGATGGTTTCCATGACAATGCCAGGCAGGCTGTGGGGCACAAAGTGCACACACAGAGTTCACTGTAAGCTACCTCCCCCAGCATAGCCCATCCCCTGTGATCAAATCAAAATACCATCAATTTACCTCTGAAGGCAGGACACACTCAAAGACAACCAGGGAGAAAAGGTATGGCAGAAGTCCCCACGGGATGATGCCATGgctgatctgggaagacctcCCCTAAGGGGGTTACTAGAGCTGGGCCTACATGGTTGGATGGGCCAGAGGGGCTCACGGGGCCACTTCTCTGATGTTTTATCTCAGGGAAGGTCCAGCACCGTGAGACAAGCATCACGGTGGTGGTGGAAAGGCCAAGGCCCTGGTcatcctggctctgctgcttacTGGCTCTGTGACCAACGGAAGTCACTCAGCTTCCCTGAGCCTCAACTTCCGTTTCtacaaaacagagataataacATGCCTGTCCCTGGTGGATAAGAGTAAATAAGATGACTTATTTAAAGTTCCTGCGATTCAGTGGGCTCAGTAAGTGGCAGCTGGTATTGGTAGGGTGGAACTTTCTTTGAGGAGCAGGAAAGGGGGACACACCAGTCAGGAAGTGTTGGCCACTCTCATTTTTGACTCCTATTCGGCAAGAAGGGGGATGCAGATATTCCCTGTGGGCAGACCGTACTCTCACCCTAACAGGACTCAGCGTCACCCCAGAAATGAATCCCCAACAgaaaagggtgggatgggggtgtcCCTTCTGCCCTGGAGTTGTGGAGGGGATGCTGAAGTGGAGTCTTATGATAAGAAGCCTGGAAATCGGAATAAGGGCTGTAACTTAGATAACAATAGAGTATTAATGTTCATTTCCGGACCTTGAGGAAACCTCCATGCTTCCATGAGAAAATGTCCTTGCTTTCAGGAAACACACTTAAGTATTTAGGGGTAAAGGGGCAATCACGTCTGCAATTTACGATCAAACggttcaggaaaaaataaaaggataagcaAATAGGCGGAAATATTAGTGTTTGTGGAATCTGGATGAAGGGTATTCGGGAATTCTTGCAAATCTCTCTGTAAGAGGGaaatcaaatgaaatataaagttgtttaattttaaaaaggcagcagTCAAGGGTTCCCGCCTCCCCCcgttctcttcctccctccccttctctgtgcACCCAGCTCGCCATCCTTCCCCGCCTCTGCTCGCCTCCTAAGAGCCTTCTCCCAGGTCCCAGAAGGGCTCCTGGACTCTCCCCGCCCATGGGAACTgccacagactgcagccactctccAGCACGGTGCACCCACTTTATTTGCGAAAGGAGGCGCCCAGCGTGCGGGGGGGCGGGGGCCTCCACGCGCCCCTCCTCCGGGGCTCAGGATCCTGCGCCCCGGCCCTCCCGGCCCGCTAGACGATGGCGAACTGGCAGACGTAGGGCAGCTTGTCCCGGCAGCGCTTGTCGAACCACTTGCCGTTGGCCGCGCCGGACAGGGTGGCGCAGTTCTCGACCTTGCCGCCGTCGGGCTGCGCGGTGATCTCCGTCTCCCAGTTCTTGTAGGCGATGTTGCCGCCGGTCATGTCCACCCAGGCGCCCTCGGACGCCATGTCGTTGAAGCCCAGCCAGACCTCGGCCTCGCTGCCCACGCTCTGGCGCAGGTACTCGTACAGGGCGTCGTTCTCGGAGCCCGTCTGCGGGGTGCCCAGGGTGCCTCCACGAGAGATGCAGTCCTCACTCGCCTCATGGAAGGTCTTCGCCTGGACAAAGGCCAGGAAGCACTTCATGTGCACCTTGGTACCCTTCAGACAGACTGGGAGGGGAGAAGTGGCCATCACCCCAGGATCCCCAGCCGAGAACCCACTGCCAGGGGCCGGCTCACCCTGCTCCATCCAGCCCTGTCCGCCGCGGACGGGCTCCAGACCCAGGCCCGAGGGCCCTGCTGTAATGGGCACTGAATCCCAGACCCCCGATTCACAGTGGGTGGAGCTCCTGCTGCTGGGCGTGGGCTCAGCCCCCCCAACTGAAGATAGACGGCCCCTCTCAAGGTCACACCCCTCCCCGGGTGCCCCATCCAGCgcccaggggaggagggggtcaTCTCTCCCCCAGGCAGGATAATTCTGCCTTTTAGCAGAATTAAGAGGCCCTTTAGGGGTCTTTTAGCTTGGAGGCTGCACAGGGAGGGGGCAGAAACTGGCCTTGGGTGCCCCTCTGCTCAGTCTGCTTCCCATCGCTCCCTTTCACAGCTGGGACCCCAGACTCTCCCTGATGAATGAACCCCATCtcagagtgggcttcccagggagcCCCGCCAGAGCCACCCGCTCTGATCTTCCTCCCGCCCCACTCTCCCTGAGATTGGGGCCAGGGGACATGCTGACCCAGAGTCCAGACCACACTGCAGGTGCCCAGGACTCCAAATCCCTGCCCCAGGGGCCCAGACAGGCTCCCAGCGTCTGCCAGCAGCCTCTTCTGGGTCAGTGCTCCTGAGGGCTGGTTGGAGTGGCAACTGGGAGCTCAGAGCTGAGACTGGCCAGCCCCCGACAGAAGAGATGGCCCAAGCAGTGGGCCAGGAGTTTGCTGTCTCGGGCTCAGAACTCTGAGGAGTCCGAGAGTTCTAAATTTGATTCTGGCCTCAACAGTTATAATGAAGGTGTGTATTTGGTCTAGTTAGGAATATAGACTGTTTTTGTTTAGTAGTTTATGCTTTAGTTGGGtttataacataaatatttaGACAGTTGGAGGGTATGTCTCCATTTGTCTTCTTGCTTCTGATCCTCAAAATTTTAGGGGTGGGTCTGCACTCCaacaccaccccctcccctcactcACCCGCTCACTCTGTTGCTCTCACTTAACGCACATCTCTGTGTCCCCGTGAGCACCGGACATTCCTGGAACTCTCAACTCCAGGCCCAGAGCATCACCGAGGTGTCTTCACTCACAGACACCATCCCAAGCCGGCCAGCCCTGCCATGTGCTCTCGTGCAGTGCCTCCTAGCCGGGTGTCATTGCCCTTCCCAGCCTGGCCCCatactctttccttccttctggggTCACTGTGAAATGCCACCTAGACTCCCTTTGGGTGAAGGCCTGACCACCCCAGCTGCTGGGAGCACTCAGCCTCCCTTTGGGGATTGCCTCAGTGAAAGATAGCCCCTTGCCCACAGCATGCCCCTCCCAGAGCagcccccacccagggactggcCCATGAGCCCCCTTGTCCTGACTCAGGACAGCTCTGAAGGGCCCTCCCGAGGTCAGGGCTCCCTTTGCAGTCTCTGGGGCCTTCACTGAGACACAGGGCACTCTGCCCACTCCTGAGTCCTGTCTCTTCCCTTCTGATCCTGGGTGCTGATCAGGTACTGGTCCTGGGAGGTGCTCCCTCATGAGCCTCCTGCAGGCTCAGCTCCACCTCAGGGCCGCGTCCTGGGAGCCGCGCCCACAGCACTAACGTAGTCCTCAGTGAGCGTCAGTCCTCAGTGCCTTGCCATTGTAACTGGCGTTTTGTCACTCTGGCCCACTTATGATCCTGTGGGGGCATGCTGGCCCTGCCTAGCTCTGCTCCTGCTCTGCCCTCTGCTTGGAATCCCTCTTTATGTTCCTACACCTGCTTTGAGGGTGCCAGGGAATACACTGATTCCATGAATATATTGAGGCCCCCAGAGCAGGGCCCCGCTGGGTCACCTGTGTTTCCTTATGCATGGCAGAGGCTTGCTAGTTGGGGACCTCACGTGCGTTTGTTGATTGGGGGACAGGAAGGGCAGATGGTGGGAGGGAAGGATTTCTCCCCTAACCCCTCATTCTCTCAACACTCTGGCTAGGTCAGCAGAGCTCAGGAATGCTTTGTGAGGGGTTCTTGGTGAGGTGATTTGCAGATTGTCGTAAAGGAAAGGGTGATGAGAGAGAAAAGGCCCCCAAGGAGACTGGGAGCCCATGAACCTTCTGGGAATCAGCAAACATGGAGGGGGTGTTTGGATCTCCGTATGCCGTGGACTTTGCACAGGGAGGTCCCCATGACATTGCCCACCTCAGAAGGCAAGTGGCATCTGGGTTGCATGGTCTTTGCATAAGTGCAGAACTGAGTCATGAGACCTTAGAGCTTGCCCTGCAAATCCAGCCCCAGCCcttccactttgcagatgaggaaactgaggccccaaacGGCATTGTGCTCATCTTAAACCTTCCCCCACGTGTTAAGTATTACTGATCGTCTTTATTCTGTGTCCTCCAGGGCAAGGTCATGAAGGAGTAGGTGAGTGTGAGGTGTGTGAAAATTGGAGACAATATGAAAGGGACTcagtggagagaaagagagggggtTGTCCAGGCAGGCTGGCCAGGAAGTGCCAGGGCAGGTGGCTGTGAGCTGACTGTGTCCCCAGGCTCCACAGCTGGGTGTGTTGTCCATCCTGGCTTAGCTGGTTCGTGCAGGGTCAGGAAGCCCAAAGCCCACCTTTCCTCACACCGAGCACGCACCAGGCAGGCTGCCTCCATTCCCACCCTAACCTGCACTTGCCAGCCAGGGGCGTATGGGCAAAGCCAGGGCCTCTCTGTCTCAGCTCCCATCGCTAGAATAGGGATAGTAAATCCTGCCTCAGCATAGTGATGATGACTGAGAGTGGCTGCGGCAGCGCAGCAGACACACAGGTGTTGAGGCGCATGCCCTACGGGACCGTGGGCCCAGCTGAGTGCAGGGTCTCCTGGGGGCTCCAGGGCTCACGCTTCCACTGGGCGGTAATGGATTCTTGTGGGCGAGTTCGTTGTCCTTTTGGGACATTCCTGCTTCCACAcatcagggcatcttcctgaggCCTCCTTGAATCTGGTGCCCTGGACTAGGGGAGCCAGCCAGTTCCCTGGTGCTGGGCCAGAGGCTAGAGGCGCATCCCTGACTGCGGGCCCGAGCCCCTGTGTCCAGCGCACCCCTGCCTGGAGAGACGGCCACGTTCACTCACCCGTCTGCAAGGCCTGCTGCTCCTTCAGCAGGGCCACCTCCTGGGCCAGGCTGTCCAGCTGAGTCTTCAGCTCCTCCAGCATCTTCGGACTCACGGCATCTAGGATGAAGTCAGAAGGAAGTGGGGACAATCCCGTGATGAAGGCAgtagggatgggggcagggcagggactgGAGGGGCAGACCACCGTCAGCCACAAGGGGACAGGGGATGACCCCTCGACCTTGATGTCATGGCAGATTCTGTCTCTCCCTGTTCCTGCCAGCGGTCATCCAAGTGACTGCTCGTGATTTCCCTTCTGCCGGGGGCCCTCCTTCACTTGCTCTTGCTAACATGAGACCTGTGCTGCATTGTGCAGGAGGGGTCAAATGGGATGGCGacgggcaggggtggggtggggctgcagGCAGAGCCTTCAGTgaccaccccccccaacccccgccctgACCACCCTCCCAGCTCCAGAGGAGAACAGAGCCGGGGCTCTGGAGACCTCCCAGGTGTACTTTCCTGGAGGAACAACACAGACCAGCAGGGCGGGCGCTCCGGCTGCGGAACGGGGAGAGGCAGTCGGGCACTCCGCTCTCGCGCTGCCTGCTGTTCTGCGGACCTCCAGCGCCCTGGGCTTCCGTGGGCACTGCACGGAGACCACATGGAGCCGGGTTGCAAGCGTGACAGCTGGAGCGGGCCAGGGCATTGTCTGGTGTGACCTTCTCGTCCATGTGATGAGGTCTGTGATTTACACgttcaaataaatacatactacatCTTTGGTAAACTTGAGAAATTAGCAACTCTTTTCCACATTCAAAAATTCTGTTATTTGCCTTCGTAACTGTGTATCCTTTACAAAGACCATCCTTGGTGGCAATTTTAGCTAACATTCATGGACATACCACGCATGCTGcgagtcttcttttttttaatgaacattttgtAGAAGGTAACACAGCCATATAATTTTTGAAGACCCAAACAGTTCAAAATGTTCAAGTCTCTTTCCCAGTCAATCTGCTCTCAGCTCTCTAGTTTCTCTTCCCAGAGATAATCACTGTTGCTAACTCTTGTGAATCCTTCCAGAAAAGCTCTATGCATATACaagtaaatatgtatttttttctttgaagtaaatatatatatttttatataaatcccTTTTTCAAAACAAATGTTAACTAAGTATCCATTCTGTTTTGAATTTGTTGATGTTTACTTTATGAACTGAACCTTGGGGATTATTTCCTGTTGGCACCAGGACCCGTCCATTCTGTGTCGCCGGCCTGTGGGGCTTCATGGCCCTAACGTGCCTTGCATACATCGTCCGTGACCCGTGGGCAGCTGTCCATTTACAGTGGAGGCTCCGGGAGGGGCCTGAGGGCGGCCACGCCCCTTGGCCCCAGCCCAGCCGTTCGGCTGCTGCGTCAGCACTCTCATCTCCTGGGGGCTGACAGCCCACTGCATTGCCATGGCACTTCACTAGTGTTGTCTCAACACAGCCCGCGGTGACCTCACTGCAGGCAGGGCTCCAAGGGCAGGCCTTGCTGGGGCCAGGGCCACCCAAGGACACCCGGGCCCAGAGGCCGCGGAGGGAGAGCAAAGCCGCCTCCACTGTCCTAGTTCAGCCTTGAACAGTTTCATTTCCTGAAGGCTGTGATGCACCATAGAACTACGAACTGTTCGTTTTTCCTTCCCCTGTGCATTACGTTATACCCTGTGTTCCAGACGCCTTACATGTTTTCTATTGTTAAATCCTCCCAACCAACCCTTTGAGCCAAGGCCCCCATCTCTGTTTCACAGTTGAGAAGCCTGAGGTTCAGAGACAACAAAGTGGAGCCTTGTCAGCCCTcccgagaagagtcggacatctCCGGGCTGCTGAGCCAAAGGTGTGGTTTCTCTTAAAATCTTGCGGTGGTGGGGGAGGAGTGCATGTCCGTTATGGTGATCTGGAAGGTTCTTTCCGATTCTAAGAGCCTGTGACTCTGACAGTTCTGACAGCTGCCCCTGCGGCTGGAGAACTCACCCAGGTCCCGGTTGGTGGggcgggcggggggtggggggggccacTTCACTGATGTTCGCTGGGCTCgcggagaagggaagggaaggagagaacgGAGGGTGAGGGCCAGTCCAGGAGAGAGCTACCAGCTCCCCAGCCCACCTCCTTACCTTTCTTGGCATTTGCAGCCTTCTtggccttgggggtgggggtctcgGCGGTGACCTGGGTCAGAagagagaagaggcagaggagcATGCAGGGCCCCCAGAGCTCCATactgctgccgctgccgctgctgccTGCGGTCGCCTGGGTCAGGGAGCACTGGCCGCTGGGGCCCAAGCTACGTGTCTTAAGGCAGCAGCCACAAGGACCTCTGTCCAGGAAACCCTCCCAAAGTTGGCTGCGggagtgccaaaaaaaaaaatcctgcaaaaAGAGGAAGGCCTGGGAGCTACAAAATCTGGCTGCTGCTCGGGGAACACCCACCCAGCATCCTGGCCCCGCCCTCTGAAACAATGATTGTTTTCTaggattttgaaaaatacatgctTGTCCTCAGAGCTCACATCTGCTGGGCAGTTACCTCGGGCAGGCGCTGGGTCACGCTTTTCCCTGGCCTCACAGAGGCCTCACACCAGCAATATGAGGCGGGTGCTGGCATTTCCCTATTTTAcacttgaggaaactgaggctcagtgaggttAAGGGAGCCTAAGCTACCGGACCTGTTGGAGGCAGCGCCAGTATCTGACCCCAGCCCGGGTACAGAACAGTCATGGAACTGTGTCTCCTTAGGGAGAGAGCTGGGGCTCACTGCCAGATGGCCTGCAGTGTTTGCTGCGGTTCTTTTGTAGTTCTGCATCTGTGTTCCTGATgcatgtttaaaaatacaaagaagaccTTTCCTTTCTTGACTCACTCTCTGTTTCTCAATCATCCTTTCCTGAAGCCGAGGTGACCACGGTGGGAAAGGGGCAGCCTGGTGTCCCAGAGTGATGTCAGAGATGGAGCAGGGAGGAAAGAATGTCCCCAGGAAGGGGAGCCGGTGTGGGGTGTCAGGATGCAACAGGGTGGAAGGGGCACCCCCGGGGGAACAGAGGTCCTCCGTGGGGTGTTGGAGTCCAGGCGAGGAGAAGAGATCTGCGTGGGAGAGCGGGTGGGGGCACATGGGAGAGAGTGGTTACACATCAAGTAAGTACATTTATTAAAGaccatgggaggaaaaaaaagaccacGGGAGCCAGGTTTCTCACTGTCGGGAAAAGGAGGTACAAATACATAGAGAAAACATAGAGAATGTTTCCTACAGTGTAGGATTGAAATTGGAGCTCTCGGTGTGCAGTTACGGACTTTGACACATGAAGCCGAATCTCCAACTGTCCACGGAAATGTGCGCATCAGTCCCCCAGCTAGACATCTGGGTGGAGCAGTGGCCCCAGCAAAGGCTTGAGCATGCCTGGCATTCAAGTGCTGGCTTCTCAGTACAGCTTTCCACGAAAAGAAACCGCAGCACCTTGGAGCAACGGCTCATTCCAGGGCCAGGGCAGGAAAAGGAGAAACTAAGCCCAGCACAGGTTATTTTGCCAGAACATAAGAACATGTTTAAAGAAGGGTGAGAACGTGGCAGGACACGGAACCAGCTTGAAGGAGCTTCATAGGCTCCAAATCGGGAACAGTTTGAGCATCAAAACAGTGACGGTAACAGTAAAATAGGAAACCCTGAGCGCATACAGATACAAATAAAGAAGTGAATACACTGGAAGTCTGACGAGCAGTGGGATATTTTCATTgtctcagattattttcccacaaAATGCTTATTAACTCCAAATAGGAAAGAGCCCCCTTgcaacggagaagcctggcagacgtCACTTTAATGAAGTGACCGAGGTCAGCATCGTCAGTAACAGACCCAACAGAGAGCCTGCAGCCCCTGAGCACCGGATGGGCGCGGGGGAGTCTCCTGCTGAGGGCACAGTGCACAAGCCCAACCAAGGGGCTCTCTCCACAGCAACTGCCCAGCAGTCTTCAGGACTGTCCAGGACACGTCTGAGGACACGAAGGAGGTCATAGAC includes the following:
- the CLEC3B gene encoding tetranectin codes for the protein MELWGPCMLLCLFSLLTQVTAETPTPKAKKAANAKKDAVSPKMLEELKTQLDSLAQEVALLKEQQALQTVCLKGTKVHMKCFLAFVQAKTFHEASEDCISRGGTLGTPQTGSENDALYEYLRQSVGSEAEVWLGFNDMASEGAWVDMTGGNIAYKNWETEITAQPDGGKVENCATLSGAANGKWFDKRCRDKLPYVCQFAIV